The segment CCTTTGTATTCCCAGGCAGCTACGTATGAAAAATCCTCATCATTACGCAATGCTTCCCCCTCTTCGGTTTGATACTCTTCGCGGAGGTGACATCCGGCTGATTCTTCACGCTGTAACGCATCTTCAGCCATCAATTCTGCCAATTCAAAGAAATCGGCTACACGACCGGCGAATTCCAGGTATTTGTTATAATTGTTTTTCTCTCCGGGTACTTTCACATTCTTCCAGAATTCTTCCCGGAGTTCGCGAATTTCCTCGATGGCAGATTTCAAGCCTTCGGCATTTCGGGCGATCCCGATTTTGTCCCAAACGATCTTACCTAAAGATCGGTGGAAGTCAATAATTGTACGGTCACCATCAATATTCAGGAGTTTATCGATTTGAGACTGAGCAGCATTTTCGGCTTCCTCAAAAGCTTTGTGATCGGTTCCGTATCGTTTGCCCGGCTCTTGTTTTGCAAGGTAATCACCAATGGTATAAGGCAGAACGAAATATCCGTCCGAAAGTCCTTGCATCAATGCGCTTGCACCGAGTCGGTTTGCGCCGTGGTCGGAGAAGTTTGCTTCTCCGGCAGCATAAAGTCCCGGAATGGTTGTCTGTAGATTGTAATCAACCCAAAGACCTCCCATGGTATAGTGAACAGCCGGGTAGATTCTCATCGGGCGCTCATATGGGTTTTCACCGGCGATGTTTTCATACATCTCAAACAAGTTACCATACTTAGATTCGATGGTTTCTCGTCCATCACGTTTGATGGCATCACGGAAATCGAGATACACGGCCAGGCCTGTTTCACCAACACCCAGTCCGTCATCACAAACCATCTTGGCATTACGGGAAGCCACATCCCGAGGCACAAGGTTACCAAAACTTGGGTAGCGCTCTTCGAGATAGTAATATCGTTCGTCTTCGGGAATATCGTTCGGATGGCGATCGTCCCCTTTCTTCTTAGGTACCCAAACCCGGCCATCATTTCTCAAACTTTCACTCATCAGTGTCAGTTTTGACTGATAGTCGCCGGAAACCGGAATACAGGTTGGGTGAACCTGAACGTAACATGGGTTGGCAAAAGCAGCTCCTCGTTTGTGAGCTCTCCATGCAGCTGTTACGTTTGAATTTTTAGCGTTTGTAGAAAGATAGAATACGTTTCCATAGCCACCGGTAGCAAGAACCACCGCATCGGCTTCATATCTGTTTAGTTCACCCGAAACCAGGTCACGGGTAATGATACCACGCGCCTGGCCGTCAATTACAACAACATCCAGCATTTCATGGCGCGGGTGGTATTTGATATTTCCGTTGTGAACCTGACGCATCATTGCCTGATAAGCACCGAGTAGCAACTGCTGACCGGTTTGTCCGCGTGCGTAAAATGTTCGGGATACCTGTGCTCCACCGAAAGAACGGTTAGCCAGGTTACCCCCATACTCACGGGCAAAAGGAACACCCTGAGCTACGGCCTGATCAATAATTTCGTTGGATACCTGGGCAAGGCGATACACATTAGATTCGCGAGAGCGATAGTCGCCGCCTTTGATGGTATCATAAAAAAGACGCCAGATGCTGTCTCCATCATTCGGATAGTTTTTGGCAGCATTAATTCCACCCTGAGCCGCAATACTGTGGGCACGCCGGGCTGAATCCTGAATACAGAAGCTTCTAACATTATAACCCAGCTCAGCAAAACTGGCTGCTGCAGCACCACCAGCCAATCCGGTTCCTACAACAATAATTTCAAATTTCCGCTTGTTGTTGGGCGCCACCAATTTGATGTCCTTGATGTGCTTATCCCATTTTTCTTCTAACGGTCCGCCGGGTACTTTTGAATCTAATTTCATAATCCTAAATCTATAGTCTTAAACTTAATCTCTTTAATAAGCGATGAGTGAACCTTGTCCGCCGGTAAGGAAGATGTATAGCGGTATGAATATAAAGCCAAGCATCAATACGATGGCGAATATGTAAGCGCCAAGCTGAACTTTCTTGGAAGTTTCACCGTGTCTCATTCCCAGTGAGGTGAATGCACTCCAGGCACCATGGGAAAGGTGAAGAATAACCAGTGATAGCACCGCAATGTAGCCAAATGCAATCAGCGGCTTCTGGAATTCAGCAATTACCAATGCCCTTAAATTTCTTGCTTCAACCCCACCAGCCGACTCAAGAATTACTGTACCTTCATCAGGACTGAATAATCCATATTTAAAATGCATGATATGAAATACTAAAAACACCAATATTATGATCCCTGTCCAGATCATGCTTCTGGAAGCCAGCGACTGATGGCTGGGGCCGCCTTTGGTTTGATACTTATCATACCCTTCCGGCCGGGCTTTTCTGCGCTGAAGCCAAATCGAAATACCTAAAATTGCATGGTAAAGAAAAAAGAATGCCAGTCCGGCTTCAATTATGTAAAGAAGAGGCCCTAAACTTACCAGCGTGTGAGTGTAAACGTTAAATGCTTGAGATTCCCCAAAAATTGTGAGGTTACCGGCAAGGTGTCCGATCAAAAACAACATAAGCCCGATACCCGTGATACCGGTCATGATTTTTCGGCCCACCTGAGAATTCAGTGCTTTGATAAAAGAAGGCATGTAATTGCGTCTTAGATAATTTCAATTTGTGCTAATAAAACAGCGGGTAACTGAGCTTAGTTTCAATTTATAGTGAAACTCCAGCAAAGCTTGGCTGCGCCGTGAAAATCGCTTTTTCCAGTCTGAATAACAAGGCAGATTACTTCTAAATAAACCCTTCATTGGTTACTTAATCTTCTAATACCATAAACCCCACTTGTTTGCGCGAACCTCTGACTCCGCTCCCGGATTTTGAATTTGAAACATGACTTTCGCCCATACACCTGCTACCTTTGCAGCACATTAAGCCCAGACCATGTTTAGCATAAAAAACTCCATAGAAAGCAGTTTTCGTGAGCGAGGCTCCAAGTTCCTCGGCTTTCTGTTTTCGGCCGAAACGGAAGACGCCTTTTCAGATCAGTTGAATTCACTCAAATCCAAATACCCGGATGCCACGCACCACTGCTATGGCTGGAGAATGAACCCGGCTCAACCCAAAGAATTCAGCACCGACGATGGAGAGCCTTCCGGCACAGCAGGCCTCCCTATTCTGAATCAACTTAAATCTTTCGAGGTAATCAATGCGGGAATTGTAGTGGTCAGGTATTATGGTGGCACTAAACTGGGGAAGTCCGGATTAATTGAAGCTTACGGGTTGGCTGCCAGGCAATGTCTCGAAGCAGCCTCATTAATTTCCATTAAACCGGTCCGGCTTTACGAAATTCAGTACCCCTACCCTGTAGAAAACAACATTCAGCAGCTGATAAACAGCTTTGGGTTGAAAGTGATGGAATCAGAGTACCTGGAGCACATCACCCTGAAAGTTGCATGTTCCATAGAAACAGCCGCACGCTTTGAAAAAGAACTTGCAGGAATGGAGCATCTCAATATTACTTTTAAGAAACTGGAAGAACATTTCATTGCCGGTTAAGAAACTTACCATCCAAACCCCTATTTTCTAAAAAAAGGATGTTATGAAAATTTACACCAAGAAAGGCGACAGCGGAAATACCTCCCTCTTTGGCGGGCAGCGTGTATCCAAAAGCTCTAAGCGTATAGATGCTTACGGCACTGTGGATGAACTGAACTCCATTTTAGGAATGGCGGCAGCTTACGGTTTATCTGAGAAGGGCGCTGAACTTATTGAAACCGTTCAGCAGCAGCTTTTTGTATTGGGAGCCGATCTTGCAACCCCACAATCCAAAGAAGTACGGATTGAACGAATTGGCCAATCGGAAGTTGAGTTTCTGGAGAAAGCCATTGATGAAATGGAGGAAACCTTAGAGCCGCTCAAAAATTTTATTTTGCCGGGGGGCGCAGAAGCCGGTTCTACCCTTCACTTTGCCCGAACCGTTTGTCGCCGGGCTGAGCGCATTACGGTAGAATGCCGGCACGAGGAAGAAATATCAGAAGTGGCCATTATGTACATTAACCGCCTCTCTGATTTCCTGTTTGTGCTGGCTCGGTTTGAAAACAAAGAAGCCGGAACAGAAGAAAAAACCTGGATTCCAGCCCGATAAGCATGTCCCTGACCAATAAGGCAAAAGCATACATCCGGAAGCATCACAAAAAGAAAAGTGCTGCCGAAATTGCTGAAAAGTTAAATCAGAATAAGGAAGACGTTCAGGCTTATATCAATGAAATCAGCGAACCTCTTCCGTTTAAAAAGAAAGCTGCTTTCTACGCCATCACGTTATCCATCCCTGTTCTCTTCTTTATCATTTTAGAAGTTGTTTTGCGCGGAGTTGATTACATGGGCAATACGGAACTGTTCATTGACCCGAACATTCCACAGGGTGAATACTATATGCCCAATCCGAATTTTGCGGCCCGCTATTTCTTTTACACCAAAACCATTCCAAATCCCTCTTCCGATGTATTTCTTCAGGAAAAACCGGAGGATGCTTTTCGGGTTTTTGCCATGGGCGGTTCCAGTGCAGCGGGATATCCTTATGGATATAACGGAACCTTCTCCAGAGTTGTAAAAGACATGCTGACCGACGCCATTCCCGACCGCAAAGTGGAAGTTGTGAATGTGGCAACCTCAGCCATCAACACGTACACCCTTTTCGATCAGGTGGATGAAATCCTGGAACAGAAACCGGATGCTGTAATGATTTATGCCGGTCATAACGAATTTTACGGAGCTCTCGGGGTCGGTTCTAATGAGAACCTGGGAGCCTTTCCCGGTTTTGTACGCTTTTATTTAAAACTTCAGCGGTTCAAAACTTTCATGCTGTTGCGGGAAATGATTGTGAATTCCGGACAGTGGATCGCAACAACATTAAGTGATGAGGAACCAACCACTGGCACGCTGATGGAGCGGATAATCAGCGATCAATCTATAGAGCTAAACGGACCAGAATATGAACTGGCTATGATTCAGTTTCGGAGTAACATGGAAGCGATCGTTCAAAAGTTTGCCGATGCGGATGTACCGGTTTACCTCTCAACCATTGCCAGTAACGTAAAAGACCAGCCGCCTTTTGTTTCAATTGAAGAGGATCAAAATCCTCCGGCTGATGAGATTTACCAGGAAGCAACATCAATGTACCAAAGCGGCGATACTACTTCAGCCAAAGAGCAATTTGAGTACGCCAAAGACCTGGACGGACTCAAATTCCGGGCCCCTTCGGATATCAACAAGATCATAAACTCACTGCCCGCTTCTTATCCCAATACAACATTAGTTCCGGTTCATAGTGCTTTTGAAGAAGCCTCCACGGATGGCATCATTGGGAACAGCCTGATGCTGGAACACCTTCATCCCAACCAAAAAGGATATTTTTTAATGGGAAAAAGTTTTGCAGAAACCCTATTGGGTGACTTGGCAAAACAGGGATTTGCTTCTCCTGGGGGATTAACCACTGATTCTTACTTTGATGAGATGTATATCTCAGACTTTGACAACAGAATTGTGCACCACCGGCTTCGAACTCTTAAGCAAGGATTTCCTTTTGTGATTGACGGCAGAGAAACCCCCTATCAGTTTAATTATGAGCCGGAAGGAATGGTTGACAGCCTCGCCTTTGGAGTGGTTCATAAAAACATTCGGTGGGATGCAGCCAAGGTGGAGCTGGGGAATTACTTCCAAAATCAGGGAGAGATTGACAAAGCGCTGCTTGAATACAAAGGGCTGATTCGAAATCAACCCTGGAACGACTCTCCCTACGTTTTTGCCGCCCGGATGCTAATCAATCAAAATAATTTTACTGATGCAGAACCTTATCTGAGGAAAGCTTATGAACTGGCTCCCCGTGAGGCTTTCATCACCAAAATGCTGGGCTCTATTGAACTGAACAAGGGTAATGCGGAAGAAGCTATCCGTTTCCTGGAAGAATCCCGGCAAATCAATCCTAAAGACCCGCAGATGTTGTATAATCTTTCCGGGGCTTATGGAACCAATCGTGAATTTGATAAAGCGCTGGAAATTGCGAACCGGGTAATTGAACTCAATCCCAACTATCCCGGCATTCAGCAGTGGAAGCAGCAACTCGAACGAATTTTAAACTCAAGAAGAAACTAATTCATCATGGCATTAATGATATCCGTCTCGGGCATCCGGGGCATTTTTGGAACCGATCTCACCCCGCAAAACTTAACCCGATTTACAGCTGCCTACGGAACCTGGCTGAAAGGCGGAACCGTTGTTGTGGGAAGAGATTCCCGTGTGACAGGTAAAATTTGTGAAGACATCATCGCGGCCACCCTGGCATCGGTGGGTTGTGATGTTATCAAGGTCGGCGTTGTGCCTACCCCTACGGTAGCGATGGGCGTCCTGAAACATAAAGCCGCGGGTGGAATCATTATTTCTGCCAGCCATAACCCGGCTCAGTGGAATGCGCTCAAATTATTGAACAGCAAAAGTGAATTCCTGGATGCCGATCAGGGGAATGAGGTTATTCGCATTTCGGAAAGTGAGCAGTTTGAATATCAACCGTACGATAAAATTGGCGTTATTCGGGAGGACGGAGATCTACTGGATCACCACATCGAAAAGATATTAGACCTGCCATACATCCATGCTGACAAAATTGCTGACAGGGATTTCTCTGTGGCCGTTGATGCAGTAAACGGCGCCGGCTCTGAAGCCATCCCAAGGCTGTTAGAAAAACTGGGAGTGAAAACGGTTCATAAAATCCACTGCACCCCTAACGGTTTGTTTCCCCATAACCCGGAACCATTGCCCGAACATCTCACCGAAATCTGTGATTTGGTTAAAGAGAAACAGGTTGATCTGGGAGTGGTAACCGATCCCGATGCCGACCGGCTTGCCCTGGTAGATAACAACGGGAAGCTTTTTGGAGAAGAATATACCCAAGCCGCAGCCTTTGATTTTATACTAAACAAAAAGCCCGGCCCTTGTGCCACCAACCTGTCTTCATCCCGGGTTTCTGATGATGTTGCCCGCGAGTATGACCAAACCTGTTACCGCTCTGCAGTAGGTGAAATTAACGTAGTAAAAGTGATGCAGGAACAAGATGCCGTTATTGGTGGTGAAGGAAACGGCGGAGTTATTTGTCCGGATCTGCATTACGGCCGGGATGCACTGGTCGGAATAGCCATGGTGCTGCAGCTGCTTACCGAAAAAGACATGAGTTCATCCGAATACAGAGCCACGCTGCCGGATTACTTCATGAGCAAGAATAAAATCCAGCTGGATGAGCTTGGCAAAGATGCTGATGAAGTGCTCGAAATGGTTGAGGAACACTTCTCCAGTCTGGATCCCAACACAGTAGACGGGGTGAAAATAGACTTTGCCGAAGGCTGGGTTCATC is part of the Gracilimonas sediminicola genome and harbors:
- the glmM gene encoding phosphoglucosamine mutase translates to MALMISVSGIRGIFGTDLTPQNLTRFTAAYGTWLKGGTVVVGRDSRVTGKICEDIIAATLASVGCDVIKVGVVPTPTVAMGVLKHKAAGGIIISASHNPAQWNALKLLNSKSEFLDADQGNEVIRISESEQFEYQPYDKIGVIREDGDLLDHHIEKILDLPYIHADKIADRDFSVAVDAVNGAGSEAIPRLLEKLGVKTVHKIHCTPNGLFPHNPEPLPEHLTEICDLVKEKQVDLGVVTDPDADRLALVDNNGKLFGEEYTQAAAFDFILNKKPGPCATNLSSSRVSDDVAREYDQTCYRSAVGEINVVKVMQEQDAVIGGEGNGGVICPDLHYGRDALVGIAMVLQLLTEKDMSSSEYRATLPDYFMSKNKIQLDELGKDADEVLEMVEEHFSSLDPNTVDGVKIDFAEGWVHLRKSNTEPIIRIYSEGKSPEAAKAFAGKIFDLLK
- a CDS encoding tetratricopeptide repeat protein, whose amino-acid sequence is MSLTNKAKAYIRKHHKKKSAAEIAEKLNQNKEDVQAYINEISEPLPFKKKAAFYAITLSIPVLFFIILEVVLRGVDYMGNTELFIDPNIPQGEYYMPNPNFAARYFFYTKTIPNPSSDVFLQEKPEDAFRVFAMGGSSAAGYPYGYNGTFSRVVKDMLTDAIPDRKVEVVNVATSAINTYTLFDQVDEILEQKPDAVMIYAGHNEFYGALGVGSNENLGAFPGFVRFYLKLQRFKTFMLLREMIVNSGQWIATTLSDEEPTTGTLMERIISDQSIELNGPEYELAMIQFRSNMEAIVQKFADADVPVYLSTIASNVKDQPPFVSIEEDQNPPADEIYQEATSMYQSGDTTSAKEQFEYAKDLDGLKFRAPSDINKIINSLPASYPNTTLVPVHSAFEEASTDGIIGNSLMLEHLHPNQKGYFLMGKSFAETLLGDLAKQGFASPGGLTTDSYFDEMYISDFDNRIVHHRLRTLKQGFPFVIDGRETPYQFNYEPEGMVDSLAFGVVHKNIRWDAAKVELGNYFQNQGEIDKALLEYKGLIRNQPWNDSPYVFAARMLINQNNFTDAEPYLRKAYELAPREAFITKMLGSIELNKGNAEEAIRFLEESRQINPKDPQMLYNLSGAYGTNREFDKALEIANRVIELNPNYPGIQQWKQQLERILNSRRN
- a CDS encoding IMPACT family protein, which gives rise to MFSIKNSIESSFRERGSKFLGFLFSAETEDAFSDQLNSLKSKYPDATHHCYGWRMNPAQPKEFSTDDGEPSGTAGLPILNQLKSFEVINAGIVVVRYYGGTKLGKSGLIEAYGLAARQCLEAASLISIKPVRLYEIQYPYPVENNIQQLINSFGLKVMESEYLEHITLKVACSIETAARFEKELAGMEHLNITFKKLEEHFIAG
- a CDS encoding cob(I)yrinic acid a,c-diamide adenosyltransferase; this encodes MKIYTKKGDSGNTSLFGGQRVSKSSKRIDAYGTVDELNSILGMAAAYGLSEKGAELIETVQQQLFVLGADLATPQSKEVRIERIGQSEVEFLEKAIDEMEETLEPLKNFILPGGAEAGSTLHFARTVCRRAERITVECRHEEEISEVAIMYINRLSDFLFVLARFENKEAGTEEKTWIPAR
- a CDS encoding succinate dehydrogenase cytochrome b subunit, which produces MPSFIKALNSQVGRKIMTGITGIGLMLFLIGHLAGNLTIFGESQAFNVYTHTLVSLGPLLYIIEAGLAFFFLYHAILGISIWLQRRKARPEGYDKYQTKGGPSHQSLASRSMIWTGIIILVFLVFHIMHFKYGLFSPDEGTVILESAGGVEARNLRALVIAEFQKPLIAFGYIAVLSLVILHLSHGAWSAFTSLGMRHGETSKKVQLGAYIFAIVLMLGFIFIPLYIFLTGGQGSLIAY
- a CDS encoding fumarate reductase/succinate dehydrogenase flavoprotein subunit produces the protein MKLDSKVPGGPLEEKWDKHIKDIKLVAPNNKRKFEIIVVGTGLAGGAAAASFAELGYNVRSFCIQDSARRAHSIAAQGGINAAKNYPNDGDSIWRLFYDTIKGGDYRSRESNVYRLAQVSNEIIDQAVAQGVPFAREYGGNLANRSFGGAQVSRTFYARGQTGQQLLLGAYQAMMRQVHNGNIKYHPRHEMLDVVVIDGQARGIITRDLVSGELNRYEADAVVLATGGYGNVFYLSTNAKNSNVTAAWRAHKRGAAFANPCYVQVHPTCIPVSGDYQSKLTLMSESLRNDGRVWVPKKKGDDRHPNDIPEDERYYYLEERYPSFGNLVPRDVASRNAKMVCDDGLGVGETGLAVYLDFRDAIKRDGRETIESKYGNLFEMYENIAGENPYERPMRIYPAVHYTMGGLWVDYNLQTTIPGLYAAGEANFSDHGANRLGASALMQGLSDGYFVLPYTIGDYLAKQEPGKRYGTDHKAFEEAENAAQSQIDKLLNIDGDRTIIDFHRSLGKIVWDKIGIARNAEGLKSAIEEIRELREEFWKNVKVPGEKNNYNKYLEFAGRVADFFELAELMAEDALQREESAGCHLREEYQTEEGEALRNDEDFSYVAAWEYKGLNGKLEETLHKENLEFEFVELKQRSYK